Within the Heptranchias perlo isolate sHepPer1 chromosome 39, sHepPer1.hap1, whole genome shotgun sequence genome, the region AGTGAAGTGTTGCTGGAGATAAAATATGTGTTGCTGCTGCTTTCTGCGGGTTTAGTAAGACAAGGAATACATGATATAAATCAATAATAGACTTTATTCAACTTGTGggcagttttttttattattattctggAAAACTAAAAACACGAAAAATACCGTTATCATGGGAATGATAAATTGAGATATATGTTTGACATGGGTTGTGGGTTTGGTGTCAGAGATTTTGAACTGTAGTATTATACATACGTATAAACGGGGTTTAAAGACAGCTTGAAACATATATTTTTAAGTTAGTTGAAACATTACTTAATGAAACTACGGAGGCAGCTGCAATTGTTGTGCTTCTGAGTTTCAAAATGTAATCATTCATTCCACGGCCTCCCTTCTATATTAATGGTTATTCCAGAATATCAATGAATTAAATTCAAATGCCCTTTGCATGTCAGAATCGGATGCATATCACCATCAATGTTTTTAATATTAAGTTTGATATAAATTTTTCCAGGCACAAGTCCAATGTTTCTCCACAACCCTCTCTATATAGAGATGCGGTGACTTCTTTCATTTAATACTTTGCTTTGAAACAAGCGTCTTTGACGGTACATAGATGGTGTACGTTCCAGGATAAAATGTTTGCTCTTATATTATACACACAAAGCAATGTATCTAAGAAATCGTGCCTGCAAGTTACATAAAGAGAAAAACGCAGCGAAAAGACTTTTGTAGTCGTTTTCATCTGCTTCCAGGCAACCAAAGATGGAATATTACAGCGAGATTCATATTATCACTCAAAAGCCTACACTGCATTACTATTGAGGGTGTTTTAAATGACTATATATGATCTGTGCGAGGGACATGACAATGTCTGTTCCCTGCTCTCTCTGCGACGGTGCATGCAAACTGTAAGTTATCAGTGTAATTGGAGGCAGCAAAGCTTTTTTGAGTTAACTCACAGATTAAGTCAGCCGATGTATATGCATGAAGAAATTTGTGTTTTCAGCATCCGTCATCTTatctggcagagagagagacttttgAGCGACAAGATAAAAAGTGCATAGATTTTCATACGAATAAGCTTTCGACTGATCGCTCTCTCAATATAAGGAGAGTTTAGTAATTTCATTGTCTTCCTTTTTGCAGCCAATTtggtgacaattgtgattctctcccgcGGAAGCTGCGGCCTCTCCAATTGCATCACCcgttacctggtggccatggcgtcGGGGGATCTACTGATCCTGATATTTGGTGTAATCCTGTATGAGATTCAAGATGCTTATTTCCCACATTCATTCCTGAACTACACTCCTATTTGTCGAATCAATATCGTCTTTCTTCTTGCTTCCTATGATTTTTCTATCTGGTTAaccgtcgctttcacctttgatagaTTCATCGCCATTTGTTGTCAAAAGTTGagaacaaaatattgcacagaaAAAACTGCGGCTGTGGTTGTAGCAGTGGTGTGTTTCTTCAGCGCtttagaaaatattccattcTACTTTGCAGTTGAACCTCGGGAAATAATTAACAATGTACCATGGTCCTGCCATATGAAATCCAGCTTCTATACATCACCCATATGGGCAGCATTTTTGTGGTTGGAAAATATTTTAACCCCATTTCTTCCGTTTTTGTTGATTTTACTGCTCAATGCTCTGACTATTAGGCACATTGTGCTGGCCAATAGAGTGAGGAGGGGACTCCGAGGAAACAAGGATGGTGAAAATCAcaatgatccagagatggagaaccgaagaagATCGATGATTTTACTGCTCGCCATAtctggcagttttatactgttatggatgGTATCattcatattttatatttatgtacaATTTGCAGACACCCAACTTTTAGATGCAAATTACGACGACCCTTTCACTATTATGGAACAATCCGGATACATGCTTCGGTCtttgagttcctgcacaaacacgtttatttatgcagcgtcccagagtaaattcagagatGAGCTGAAGAATATGATTAAGCGTCTCCTGGCTCCAATAACCTGTTTATTTAAGTAAATTGAATGGTTTCACCGAATTGAAACATAATTACATCCATCCAAATTAACACAGTTCTTCCACAGAAATGCCCTGTACACACAGGAATCTCCCGTTGAATTGCTCACAGTCAGAAAAAGTTTGCAGGCTCTTCGCTCGCCGGCCGGATTTTCGCGTGAATTAAAATGAATGAATGGGGAAGCGGGGTCGCTGATTGGAGAGCGTTCAAGCTTGAAGGCCTACTTGTAAATTTAGAATTtcataggaagaggaggaggctattcagcccctcgagcctgctccgccattaaattagatcatggctgaactgtatcttAACGACATTTAACACCATTTGCTCCATATcgcttgataccctcacccaacaaaaatctatcaacctcagttttgaatgcTCGCATTGAACCTCAacatcaacagccttttgggggacggAGTTGCAGATTGCTATTAacttttgtgtggaaaaagtgcttcctgacagaaGAGGCGTCCAGAGGGGGTAGGCTTGATAAGACGCAGTTCAATACACTCAGAGCTACTGATTCAAGGGGAGTGAGTCAGATTTTCTTTATTACATGATATCCTGGGCTTGTATCGATCTTCAGGCAAGTAATTCGCGCATtttgtctatttctctctcaaaACGGAATCCGTTGTCTCACTtcttattaaaattaaaaattctttAATTGACCTTAATTTTTCCCATAGCTGTTTTACAGACAAGAAGAGTTTGAGAGGAGCTAACACAATGAAGGATAGTGTCTGTCATTTCGCGTTAATGTGGGGGCGGGGTGATGGTTGTGACCTTCGACAGCACTGGGAGGAAGGGATAGATTTTGGTTACATTTGTGGTCGCCTCGGCTTTCACCGAGCTGGTGtggcagtctcaccatcaggccAGCGGGTGAGCTTGGATTTTGTCCAACGGAGGGAGAGTTCTGACATTCAGTAATGCTGGGACACGATTGTCAGATTTAGAAGAATCGGATTATGGATTGGGGATTTGAGGTCACCGATTAGACTGATGTAAAATATGAGAGCATAAAATGTAGAATAGGAAAGTTCAAAAAGATCAAATGTAAAATTAGTTACTCCAATATAAAGGGTGAAAGCAAAATGCTTTGAATTGATTTAGTAGATTcttaccagggatgggggacttcagttctttggatagattggagaagcttgggttgttctccttagaacagagaaggttaagagaagatttgatagaggtgtccaaaatcatgaatgtTTTTGATGGGGTAAATAAGCAggaacagtttccagtggcagaaggatcagtaaccagaggaccagatttaaggtgatcggcaaattacaggtctatggggaaagagaaggggaatgggactagtttgatagctctttcgaagagccagcacaggctcgatgggccgaaaggcaacctcctgtgatgtacctactatgatactatgatactttgaAGTAAATAAATTCCTTCGAGAAGATTGGACGTCTGAGGTCTTTAACTCAACCCTGGTGCTGTGCCCTCTGGTGCGATGCTCTTTGGATGCTGAATTGTCCATAGATTCTGGTAACGTTAGTGGTGGTCTCGGCTTTCACCGAGCTGGTGTGGGAGTCCTGCGGCTCACCTGCAGGGCAGTGGGTGAGCTTCGATTTTGTCCAATGGAAGGAGAGCTCTGACATTCAGTAATTTTAGAAGAATCGGATTAAGGGTCCAGGATTAAATGGGAGCAGTTTTGCAGGAGGTGTGCTGAGGTGTGACCGCACAAAGTGATGTTCCGGGTTCTGAAGCGCTGCGGTGCTGAGTTATTTAACACTGAGGTGGCCATGCGATTAGGATGGAATGGGAATGGGGAATTGGGATCATTGGTCTCTGGTGAATCCTTTCCTTTGGCAGCACCGAAGAGGCACAACCGGGTGTCTTGCAGAACTCGGGAGTGGACAGTGTTTGctggcggggagggggtggggagtgaatGGAAGTGTCTGACACCATGGATGGGAGTGGGAGAAACCCAGGATCAGACAGCACTTCGGTGGTTGGTCATGAATGTGAAATGAACTTTGTCGAAATCTCTCTGTAGATACTGAAGTCAGAGATTTCTCGTTGGTTCTTTGAAAATAAATGAAAGTTCACAGACTTTAAGAACAAATGACTGCTTTAATAGACAAATATTGAAAAAATACATAACCGCTCAACGTATCATTTTATTTCGAAGCATCAATCGAAAACCTTTTTTCAATATTCATGTATTATACTGATAACATGCGAATATTGAACTGTAGAAGTGGGTCAGGGTGCACTTTTCCAGCGGAAAAAAAGCAACTTAAATTAATGAATGTTGGTTTTAGAAACTACAACTGATTAGACAATCGTCATGTCAAATTAATAAACTGAACAAATATACACAACACAGGGAGCGAGTGCTTCAATCAGAGAATTTTCTCAAAAGATGTTGAAATTACCTTCGTGGTAAATTGATTTAAATAATGAATCTTAAATTAATTTCGTTTTCACATAGTTTGAAAAAAATGAGTTGGTTATACACAGGACAAAAATACAATTCAacagattttaacctaactcgccaggcgATAAACGGACCGGTCGAATcgaccacccgttttacaccccgcctgatattagaatcatagaaatttaccgcacagaaggagcccatcttgtctgtgccggctgaataAGAGCTATTATGCTGAagcccactttccaacacttggtcggtagctttgtaggttatggcacttcaagtgcacatctaagtactttttaaatatgatgagggtttctgcctcgaccaccctttcaggcagtgagttcccgaTCCCGACCACCCACTGGGTGGAAAAATGTtttgattgggagggagggggcggagctgtcaatcagagtgaAAGGAGATTCTGTCAATCAGACTGAGGGAGCGGGTTGTCAATCAGACTGAGGGGGCGGGGTTGTTAATCAGACTGAGGGGGCTAGATCGTCAATCAGACTGAGGGGGCGGGGTTGTCAATCAGATTGACGAGGGAGGCTGTCAATCAGACTCCGGGACGTGCTGTCAATGAGAGTGAGAGGTGGGGCTGGCAATCAGACTGAGGAGTCGGGGTTGTCAATCAGACTGACGGGGCTGGGCTGTCAATCAGACACAGGGGGCGGGGCTGTCAATCAGACTGAGGGGACGGAGCTGTCAACTAGATTGAGGGGCGTGGCTGGCAGAATCTGCCTGTCTGGGTCATTTGAGGACAGAATTCAAGGACAATTTGAACTGCAGTTAGATGGTGGTTGGCGAGAGTTAGACCACGAGAAGGGAGGGCGGACAAGAGATCTGAGACAAGGTACACACACCTGCAAATATGCATGTACATAGATATATGTACATATGCATACACGCATAAAACACACACTTTGACACACTCGGACACATACACATACAGAAACACCTACACACGAAAACATTCACCAAAACATACACATGCATTAACTGACTTCAGGCACGCATATACAAACACACGAGCACACACAGATAAATATATTGCACACACATTAATGTACACCCACACATATACATGCAGACACGAAtagcctgtttcggtgctgcagACTCAATGCAATGAAACTCAATGTACACATCATACAATCTTGCAAAAAATCCGAGGAGAGAATTTTCGAAGATTTACAATCACTTCAATAATAATAAACAGATTGCATTCCAAATCAAGACTTCCCCAGAAATCTGCGTGTCGGGTCAGAAGTCATCAAGCATTTCTGCCCAAATGCTGTGAGCCATTTACCCAAACACTGACCCAGGTAGAAGAACAGAAAATGGACCTCAGTAAAACACGGactgtccccaccacttaaaccgCCCATGATTGAAATCGGGCAAAGAGCCCTGATTAATTTCCATTACTGTTATTGTCAGTTACAAAGTCCTCGCTTACAGCGTCGGGTATTTTGGGCAGAAACGGGTGTTCAGTGAGTAGACTGCACCTCGTTAAGGTGAACCTCCAAACAAATTACATGACAACAACCCAACCAAGCAGTTCAGGTACGGCCAATCCAAGCAGTTCAGCTGATCCAAACAGCTTTTGACAACAGACGATTTTTACCTCAGGTattttgataagatttttgttaggtaagggtattaaaggctACGTAGCGTAggaggatagatggagttaaaatagagatcagccatgatctaattgaatggcagaacaggcacgaggggctgaatggcctactcctgttcctatgttgtctGTCACTTGCTCCAACTGCAAAGCTTCAGTAGAGTTCAGGTtcatctgctgctgctcctgcctCTGCTGCTCTTATACCAGCAATCATTGCAAATGAAGAAAATTACAGCAAACAAGCAGCACAGATTGATTTCGGTCGAGACTTTAGATGAGAATTACCAATAGCACTATGCTTAGGTTGACTCCGAGGATAGTTTTTGTctatttcaaggtttaattattATCAG harbors:
- the LOC137305005 gene encoding probable G-protein coupled receptor 139: MGQPVIIQIENIYYPILATVGIPANLVTIVILSRGSCGLSNCITRYLVAMASGDLLILIFGVILYEIQDAYFPHSFLNYTPICRINIVFLLASYDFSIWLTVAFTFDRFIAICCQKLRTKYCTEKTAAVVVAVVCFFSALENIPFYFAVEPREIINNVPWSCHMKSSFYTSPIWAAFLWLENILTPFLPFLLILLLNALTIRHIVLANRVRRGLRGNKDGENHNDPEMENRRRSMILLLAISGSFILLWMVSFIFYIYVQFADTQLLDANYDDPFTIMEQSGYMLRSLSSCTNTFIYAASQSKFRDELKNMIKRLLAPITCLFK